The following DNA comes from Littorina saxatilis isolate snail1 unplaced genomic scaffold, US_GU_Lsax_2.0 scaffold_3184, whole genome shotgun sequence.
TGAATGCACCAAACACTCATTTAAATATATCTCTAGCCATTTGTCAGTCATTACCCATAATACCCTGGCATTACCGTTTTCCTGTATTTCCTGGACAATGGTGTCTGTTAAGGACCCGTTGTAGAAAGCATCCACACCCTCTGTGGCGATCGCTTGTAGAGTCTTGGCAAGCTTCTTGCGGTACACTATTGCATTCTCAGGGTGAGCTTCGTTGTTGTCGTCAAAAAGATAACTGGAACATAAGAAGAACAACTGTAGGTTCGTTtgattcgttgatgacacaaccatttgtcgaaagtagcgtaggcacccggtctgctccctcCCTGCctaaaaaggccagtgccgttccgtcttcgagggactgcgtgggtttcatttcggagttttccttctcctagacgagtttccttccatggatgatgagcctcctctaccctcgttttgaattcagagtggtcttctcttagaatagctgcctgccagggttgacgagcctatcctgcccggctatttgacccatagctggggGGAACAACTGTAGGTGAATTGGTGGAGTCAAATACTAATTTTCCAACAATACTCCTATACTCGTTTAttttttataacaaaacaaatgtcttcttcttcttcttgtcgattaCACGTCTATATTATTAGAccggacagcgagacaaatGATACTGTCTTCTCCAGGTCCTCCTTTTCTTCGTACAGCTGGCAGCGGAGGGGGACTGCAGTTGGCCACACGGTTTTCATTGGCCTTTCTAAAATGGGGCATCTCGGAAGGGTATGGTCTGTGGTTTGATCCTCAAGACCACAGCTGCAAGTAGGGGAGGGAACCAGCTTCATTTTTTGGAACATATGGGCATTCAGGcgataacaaaacaaacaatcaagaacaagaacaacaagaaaaacaacaagaagaagaagaagaagaacaacaacaacaacaacaacaacaacaacaacaacaacaacaacaacaacaacaagaacaacaacaacaagaagaagaagaagaaaaagaagaagaagaagaagaacaacaacaacaaaaatggtgGTGAAAGCAGaaaaaaggacacacacacacacacacacacacacacacacacacacacacacacacacacacacacttgatatATCATCAAAATCATCCAAACATCCTCTTCGCTGCAGAACCCCGATGTTGTACCTGAACTCAGGATCGTTAATAATGTCATCCTTTTTGGACACAGCCGCTTTGTGTTGCGCTCCGGTGAGCGGGAATCCGTTGTTGCAGAGGTCAATGGTGGGCTGGATGAGCCTGGCCCATTGTACACGGCCGTACCTCTGGTGAAGCTCCCACAGCCCCTTCAGCTCGCCCGGCACTCCGATTGCCTTGCCACCTTATGGCATAGAAGGGGAtcataaaacaagaaaagttaaGATCTGACAAACGAAGGCGGTCTttaattaaacacacacacacacacacacacacacacacacacacacacacacacacacacacacaccgtcacacacacacacacacactgacacaccatcacacacacacacacaacacacacacatacacacacacacacacacacacacatacacacacacacacacacacaccgtcatacacacacacacacacatacacacaccgtcacacacacacatacatacatacatacacacacacacacacacacacacacacacacacacacacacacacacacacacacacacaccaacaaacaagaaCACTAGGTTGTTGGTACATGTGGAGAATCGTTACAAGCATGTGAAAATATAGGGTTTGATGGGCAACCGATTGGTTTGTTCTTGGAGCTACAACGTTTTATACACATGCTGGAACATGGGAGCTTAGGAACAACATTTTGTTGGAAATAGGTTTATGGGTTTGCACAACATTGGGTTGTCTTGTCCGGGAGCTTTACCGTCATTAAAGGGACATTGGTTTTGATGCATTTAGAAATGTATATGTAATTATAAAaaagagtggttttttttagaataTTGGTttacagacctgcctacccctgaaatgtaccatgtgtagttttgggtgtgaaaataaggcaaatgtgtagtttggcAGGTGAATGTGTAGTACACTCGACTCCACTTAGCTCGACCCCGCTTAGCTCGTCCGCCGTTTAGCTCGTCGCCATATTTTTTCCCCGGGCTGACGTCCTTCTTTGTATCTGTAAAATTAAGCTGGTTAGCTCGTCCGCCGGTTAGCTCGTCCGCCGCTTTGCTCGACCAAACTTTCCAGTCCCAAGGCATGGTGTGACGTCATTTACGCCGGATAGCTCGTCATAACGACATTGTGTCGTCAGCGATGACGTCTTCTGACAGGATGACAGTAACAAAAGAACGTTCCATAAACTGCCAGACTTTTCGAATTGAATGTCAAAGAAGAAAACATGCGCTGTTTATCTGATTTTGCTACTTTGTTTCAATTTTCTCCCACTTATTAGTAGGTacaatgtacacacaaaactttcTTTGTATGACTAATTAGAATAATGTTTGGACAATGACACCTGTCAATCATTTCTGGCATCCATCTGTCACTCAGTCCTAGACAAATGCCAATCGTTGGGTAGTCTCACAACGCGCAGATTTTTTGTtgatgtgcatgtttttgaaaatggtgtgtgtgtgttttgtgtgtgtgtgtatgtaagcacGCAAATGAGTTAGTGctttttttgcgtgtgtgtttgtgtgtgtttaactttTTTCTGGCGCcgtgtttacttggtttttcaTTTAAAATTCTTCTCATTGGACTGCTTATTTTtggatttaataaaaaaaatcccaagaaatgtgctttctgtttcatggtttacatctctctctctctctctctctctctctctctctctctctctctctctctctctctctctctctctctctctctctctctctctcttctgcctatctctctgttattttcatagtaacacatgttacaaacCCAATATGCGAAACGAATATAAACTCTATCAACATCTTACCGAGTCTATGAACAGAAATTCGTCATTTGACCATTGCACATCATAGCTCCTACTCCATGGTGATGAAAGGATTACTTCTGGTTTGTAGACACGGTAAAATGTCATGTTGTGAACAAAGGGCTATTCGAGGATGATCTACTAGATTGATAGTTATCTCAGAACCTGATACACCCGTTTACAAGTGTTTATGTGCTTTTAATATTGGTCTGGACGAATTCGCCGGATAGCTCGTCGCAGCATATCCCCCAGGGAAATTGGACTCCGTTTACCTCGTCCGCTGCTTAGCTCGTCGGCCGGTTAGCTCGTCGCGACTTTTTCGGTCCCGAGAGGGACGAGCTAAGCGGAGACGACTGTATTTCAATTTGATCAACCCAAACCGCAAAACAGAACAGTTACTTATACCgtactaaaacaaacactcaacactccaaacaaaactattacaatgtgaacaatactcctcatacaaatacaaacaaagcccccacaaaaatacaagccaagcattaagtttatttgttaagaaaaaaattattaactagtttggaacatttgcatgggtgaaactgatcagaattaaaaataaggaaaatgaggccggggtccaggggccgcccacaccctggtggggtgcaggggcaacgccctctTAGGGGGccaggggggcgaagccccccggaagaaaacgaaaaatcaggctttttaagggtaaaagtaagcctttcctggtatctcaaacacacaaatttgcacagtaaacaatgataacaaatgccaagctgtagtccaataattcgcgcgctcagggaaacaaagattcagcgatgtccggtcactgtgttagagaaaatacagatcggatcgccggcgaaaattttttttaattttttaaaattttttttttacagattttcaaaataaggaattcTTTATTTGAccagtttcacccatgcatttgttaaaaaaaagctatgttgaggggtatgcagttcatatacagtgggaccccctattcaagacctgtgacaatctgagaacatcaagtcACAAAAAGTAGGGACTGGGAGTATGTCAATGTGTATTAACATGAAGGCAAATTTGCATATAAACAGAACAGGTTTGCGtcggcaataataataatatggcagGTCATTGCTTCTGC
Coding sequences within:
- the LOC138957284 gene encoding glutathione hydrolase 1 proenzyme-like, with the protein product MYVANGTQSQTGGKAIGVPGELKGLWELHQRYGRVQWARLIQPTIDLCNNGFPLTGAQHKAAVSKKDDIINDPEFSYLFDDNNEAHPENAIVYRKKLAKTLQAIATEGVDAFYNGSLTDTIVQEIQENGGIITRQDLEDFHVDIEPPMTLNLTDNELTVYSMPLPGSGVVLEFMLNILSGYHFSPESVSTVNKSVLTYHRIVEAMKFAYAKRTELGDAKFLNISE